One Paucidesulfovibrio longus DSM 6739 DNA segment encodes these proteins:
- a CDS encoding sigma-54-dependent Fis family transcriptional regulator: MTPDQTFHFSNMDIQSLLLAMGEQRSTEALFSLVVDRLSAFGEVSLVRIWLIKEGDICSSCLMADECPSRELCLHLVASAGHSSCDETLDWSRLDGKFKRFPMGVRKVGHIGATGQPVVVESIPEDSKWIAHPEWAREEGINGFAGQPMRFHGEILGVLAIFTKTRIDKPALDILQILANHAATALVNARAFEQIETLKGRLEAENSLLREELSETSFYGGFIGRSLALQRIVQQIDLVAPTDANVLVQGESGTGKELVARELHQRSRRNNKPLIKVNCASVPKELFASEFFGHVKGAFTGAHAHREGKFGAANQGTLFLDEVGEIPLELQAQLLRVLQEGEYERIGEEKVRKVDVRVIAATNRDLQKEVEAGRFREDLYFRLNVFPITVPPLRARREDIAPLAEYFLKRSLKAMNRPALRFSPEQLAQLVEYNWQGNVRELQNIVERFAISSIAGSARVELFSGIGEERKPCPGSVVPEAGDAVLTEEEMIRLQANNIAKALARCKGKIYGPDGAAALLGLKPTTLSTRIRKMNIRRVAK, from the coding sequence ATGACCCCCGATCAAACCTTTCATTTCAGTAATATGGACATTCAGTCGCTGCTTCTGGCGATGGGAGAGCAACGCTCGACCGAGGCGCTCTTCAGCCTTGTCGTCGATCGGCTCTCCGCATTCGGGGAAGTGTCGCTTGTCCGGATCTGGCTCATCAAGGAAGGGGATATCTGCTCCTCCTGTCTCATGGCCGACGAGTGTCCGAGCAGGGAACTCTGCCTGCATCTGGTCGCCAGCGCGGGGCATTCGTCCTGCGACGAAACGCTCGACTGGAGCCGCTTGGACGGGAAGTTCAAACGGTTCCCTATGGGGGTGAGGAAGGTCGGGCATATCGGGGCCACGGGGCAACCCGTGGTCGTCGAGTCGATTCCCGAGGACTCCAAATGGATAGCCCACCCGGAGTGGGCCAGGGAGGAAGGGATCAACGGCTTCGCCGGTCAACCCATGCGGTTCCACGGCGAGATCCTGGGCGTGCTGGCCATCTTCACGAAGACGAGAATCGACAAGCCCGCGTTGGACATTTTGCAGATTCTCGCCAATCACGCGGCCACCGCCCTCGTGAACGCCCGGGCGTTCGAACAAATCGAAACCCTGAAGGGTCGGCTCGAAGCGGAAAACAGTCTGCTGCGCGAAGAGCTGAGCGAGACCAGTTTCTATGGGGGATTCATAGGCCGCAGCCTTGCGCTGCAGCGTATCGTCCAGCAGATCGATCTGGTCGCGCCCACCGATGCCAACGTGCTTGTCCAGGGCGAGTCCGGCACCGGCAAGGAACTGGTCGCCCGGGAGCTGCATCAACGCAGCAGGCGGAACAACAAGCCGCTGATCAAGGTGAACTGCGCTTCGGTTCCCAAGGAACTCTTCGCCAGCGAGTTCTTCGGGCACGTCAAAGGGGCGTTCACCGGGGCGCATGCCCACCGGGAAGGCAAGTTCGGCGCGGCCAATCAGGGAACCCTTTTTCTGGACGAAGTGGGCGAAATCCCGCTCGAACTACAGGCCCAGCTCCTACGCGTCCTTCAGGAAGGGGAATACGAGCGGATCGGCGAGGAAAAGGTCCGCAAGGTGGACGTGCGCGTCATCGCGGCCACCAACCGGGACCTGCAAAAGGAAGTCGAGGCCGGACGTTTCCGGGAGGACCTCTATTTCCGGCTCAACGTCTTTCCCATCACGGTCCCGCCCCTGCGCGCCCGGAGAGAGGACATCGCCCCGCTGGCCGAGTATTTCCTCAAGCGCTCCCTGAAGGCCATGAATCGCCCGGCTCTCAGATTCAGTCCGGAACAGCTTGCCCAGCTTGTCGAGTACAATTGGCAGGGGAATGTCCGCGAACTGCAAAACATTGTCGAACGGTTCGCCATTTCGTCCATTGCGGGGTCGGCCCGGGTTGAGCTGTTCAGTGGAATCGGGGAAGAACGCAAGCCATGTCCCGGGTCGGTCGTTCCAGAGGCGGGTGATGCGGTGTTGACCGAGGAAGAAATGATCCGGTTGCAGGCAAACAACATCGCCAAGGCATTGGCGCGGTGCAAAGGGAAGATTTACGGCCCAGACGGCGCCGCCGCCCTGCTGGGGCTGAAGCCGACCACCTTGTCGACGCGGATACGAAAAATGAATATCCGGCGAGTCGCAAAGTAG
- a CDS encoding HPP family protein, giving the protein MLFKSGSVQFRMASLCREEFTPEVYRPGVISLSRLLWGSLGGGLLLAIIAFASRLTGVAVLFPPLAATCFINSTCVFLRVARPKPVIVGHFVASTGGLAGCWVGSFLGAEIGYAVALKLGFAVMFAAVLMQIFDADHPPAAATAAIPAILPLPMPAYLLPVHMAWGATLAVLFALVWNRLWFEFPASDIDHRERTCGLYMQPPQIAGLSVCAAGFALLCLQRLFPAAHTAGTAVMLIGVALLGTHHFFGIRRAA; this is encoded by the coding sequence ATGTTGTTCAAATCCGGTTCGGTGCAATTCAGAATGGCCTCCCTGTGCCGGGAGGAGTTCACGCCCGAGGTCTACCGCCCGGGGGTCATCTCCCTTTCGCGCCTGTTGTGGGGGTCGCTCGGCGGCGGCCTGCTGCTGGCGATCATCGCCTTCGCCTCCCGGCTGACCGGCGTTGCGGTCCTGTTTCCTCCCCTGGCCGCTACTTGCTTCATCAACTCGACCTGCGTCTTCCTTCGCGTGGCCCGGCCCAAGCCGGTCATCGTCGGGCATTTCGTCGCCTCCACAGGCGGGTTGGCCGGGTGCTGGGTCGGCTCCTTTCTGGGCGCGGAGATAGGGTATGCGGTCGCGCTCAAGCTCGGGTTCGCGGTGATGTTCGCCGCCGTCCTGATGCAGATTTTCGACGCCGACCATCCGCCGGCCGCCGCCACGGCGGCCATCCCGGCCATCCTGCCGCTGCCCATGCCCGCCTATCTGCTGCCCGTCCACATGGCCTGGGGAGCCACCCTGGCCGTACTGTTCGCCTTGGTCTGGAACCGGCTTTGGTTCGAGTTCCCGGCATCCGACATCGACCACCGGGAGAGGACCTGCGGCCTGTATATGCAGCCGCCGCAAATCGCCGGCCTGTCGGTGTGCGCGGCCGGGTTCGCCCTCTTGTGCCTGCAGCGTCTTTTCCCCGCGGCGCATACGGCGGGAACGGCGGTCATGCTCATCGGGGTTGCGCTGCTCGGCACCCATCACTTTTTCGGAATACGGCGCGCCGCATGA